GTTAAGAAGTTCGAATTTTTTGTTCATGttcgtttatttaaaattatgtatatTCATGTTCGTTTGTTTAATGTTCACGAACATGTTCATTTAACTTAATCGAACATATTCACAAACATGCTCATGAATATATAATTGAACATGTTCACGaacaatattaataaataataaacaaacaaacaataaataaatacatacacgCATATATTGTTTGgatataaaatagtcaaatataaatattaataattatattataaatgaaaaaatacaaaccaagataattttattaatatatactaatggaACAATAAACGagttttaagataattttattaatatatactaatggaatttttataagaaaatatcattaataaataaacaagtcAATAAACAAGCTTTTAAATGAGTTTGTTCGTGAACATAAACGAACCGAACACACATCTGTTTATGTTCATTCATTTATTAAACGAatataaaatttttgttcatactcatttatttaacttaataaacGAACGATTCAAGTACAGATTGATCTATTCATTTACACCTCCACAAGTGTCTAAGAATTTTGGGTGCGAGAGTCCAAACAGTAAGCTTTTAATGGGCTGAAATTTATTGATAAGTCTCCCTACCTGACCGACCCTTGTTGGGTTCAGTACAGTGTTCACCTAAATGCTACAAAATGGCCGAGCTGCCCAAAACAGTTCCTGGGCTATTCACAAAGCTACCAATGGGCTTAAACCCACTAACCTCAGACAAGGCCGATATTATTGCCACACTTGGTTCTTTAATCTCAACACCCCTCAAATCACAATCCGTCCGTTATCTGGTATGTAAGAAGAGGCGAGGAATAGATAGGCACGTGTATTCCCTCTGGCTTTTTtgctttttcatttattttccctAATTTTAGCAGTAAATTTTCCTCACCATTCTCtattaattaatgatttatttttctttaatttccagaAATCACTAATAATTATAGCTTACTTTCCACTCTTCGTCTGTCCTTTTGGTTCTGAGAAATCcgggtaagtttctttccttttctttttttttttggaatggaATTTATTAATTAACTTTCCATTTAATCTCTGACAAATCGAagctttaattataaattaagcgacaattttttttttttgcctgtGGGAATGAAGATCTGAGAATTGCTGGTGTTTGAGTTGGTTGAATTTATTATCACGACGTTGACTTAAGTAATGAAGCTTACTTTCCtgatttattttccttttttgtgGCTGACGGAAACAGTCGAGACTTCAAATCATTTATGGCTTCTTAATTAGCATATTAGCTTCTTTTGACTGCTGTGAGCTTTCCTTTACACTTATATTCCCAACTTTTAGCAATTGAATTCAAGGTTACAGATTTTATAGATGATAACCGGTCAACTTATTCTAAGTATTATCATGATTATCACTCTTTGGATAAGAAGCAATCCTTTTATTTGAAAACACTGGTAAAGATCTTCAATCCTGATTAAATCAAGTTGTTTTATCTGCTTATAACAAAAGAAATAGGATTGAAAATGGTTACGCTTCTAATCTACGACTAGGAATAAGATTTAGGAATATGAAACTTATATTGTCAGTCCTTAGCAGATGAATGATCTAGGAAATGTTTGTTTGCTGATTAAATTGCTAGTTTATGTCATTGAGAGACCCTCTAATTTGTGGGGCTGAATTTGGGGTCAATTGTTAATGGGGCTCTGTTTTTTACCTTTTTAGAGGTTTGAGCTGAAAGCTGGCGTCTTTTTCCATTTAATTGATAATTGAATGGGGCTTTtgcatgaaattaaatttgatgaGATGTTCAACTTTTGCTCCGTTTTCTTTGACATTGTTGGTTCATTCCTTGATGTGATTAGTTGTTGTTGAGGTATTTACTAATTGAATCTTTAGTTAAACATCTGTGCCTGATAAAAGAGGACATCTATAAGGTGCATGTGCTAGCTTAAACATAGATAGAGGAAAACAAGTTTGAGATGATAAATTGTTCTAGCTTTCCAGGGTCCACTTGATTTTAATGCTTTCTTACTCTTGCTCCTAATTTATTTGGTCAAAACTTGTTAACATAATTTGAGGATCTACAATACATGAATGCAGTTGTAGACACTAATTCGTTTTGCTGAAATCTACTTTGCTTGTTAAACATATAATTGCTGATTTTCATAtctgctatttttttttcttggaatTAGATGGATTACGCTGTGATATCTTGTGAGTTTCTTTTCCCTGTCCCTTAGACGGTTTTTGTTTTCTCGGTTTCAGACAccttattattttcaaatatggAGAATGTAAAAGCAGAAGAGATGCCTCGTTCAGAATCTGTTTCGTCGCCTGTAGATATGGACCACATTTCTGGTGAAGGTCAAGCAATTTCGATTAGTAATGGAACAAAGCAACCTAAAAGTCATTTGTTGGTAACAGACAGTTCTAAATCAGCCTCTTTACAAAATGCTTCCGGTGATCCAGTTAGAGGACAAGAAGCCAGTAGAACAGAAAGTGCAGCTTCAACTTCGTCAGTTAAAATTGAACAAACTGAGACAGATCATCAGGGTAGACTGATAGAAGATATTAAGACTGGGGGAATACATGATGGTTCTGATGAACATCCCTCTCAAAATACTGGTTCCAATCCAAAGGTTGGAGATTCCAGAAATGACCATTTAGAACCAGCCAAAACTGCTGTTGGATCTATTCATGGTGTTTCTGATGGACAACAATCTCAAGAAATCAATTCTGTTGTCAGTTCTTCTCTTGTTAATAATGATAATGGCGTGATTTTACCTTCTGTTTCTACCAATCAATCACAAACTAGTGAGCTTACCTTGCCCCTTTCCGATATTGGTACCATTGCTGTTGGGTCCTCACCAGATACTTCTATTGGATCCTCTCTTGATAGTTCTCATGTTCTGCTTGATGGCGTTATTTCATCCTCTCCCAAGGTCAATGACTCTAAGGCAGGAGATGCTAAAAATGAGGATAATGTATACGAAATCAATGATCTTACCCTGCCTCATCAAAAGATTATCAGTTCTGCTGAATCCCCAAAATATATTGGCCCTTCACGTAAAAAGCAAATTGATTTAAATAGAGGTCTCATTGATACAGCTGCACCTTTTGAATCTGTTAAAGAAGCTGTTTCTAAGTTTGGAGGAATTGTTGATTGGAAAGCTCATAGAATGCAAACTTTGGAGGTATATTAGATATGTTAATATGGTCTTAAAATAATCTGCGTTGCTGCAATTTTTTTCATGTCTAGTGAATGTTGTTTATCTTGAATTTTATTATGCCTTTATCAATTATTATTGATCATCATAAATTCGTCTTTTCTCTCTGCCTACTTTGTTCATGTCCactaaaacttaaattttatgtAACAGAGACGCAAGCTTGTGGAACAAGAGTTTGTAAAAGTACAGGAAGAGATGCCTGAATATAAAAAACGGTCAGAGGATGCTGAAGAGGCAAAAATGAAAGTATTAAAGGAGCTCGATAGCACAAAGAGACTAATAGAAGAGCTCAAGCTAAACCTGGAGAGAGCACAAACTGAAGAAAATCAGGCAAAACAAGACTCTGAACTAGCCAAGCTTAGGGTGGAGGAGATGGAACAAGGGATTGCTGATGAGGCTAGTGTTGCAGCAAAGACACAGCTTGAGGTTGCTAAAGCCAGGCATGCAGCTGCAGTTTCGGAACTGAAATCCGTTAAAGAAGAGTTGGAAACATTAAAAAAGGAATATGCTTCTTTGATGAATGACAGAGATATTGCCGTTAAGAAAGCTGAAGAGGCTGTTTCTGCTTCAAAGGAGGTTGACAAGACAGTGGAAGAATTGACTATTGAGCTGATTGCCACAAAGGAGTCCTTAGAGTCCGCACATGCTGCCCATTTAGAAGCAGAAGAGAAAAGGATTGGAGCAGCAATGGCCCGAGACCAAGATACTCACCATTGGGAAAAGGAACTAAAACAGGTTGAAGAGGAGCTCCAAAGACTCAATCAGCAAATTCATTCAGCCAAGGATCTAAAATCAAAGCTAGACACTGCTTCAGCCCTGCTACTTGATTTAAAAGCTGAGTTAGCTTCTTATATGGAATCTACACTTAAGGAGGAAACTGATGGACACCACAATACTGAGTCACAGGCATCAGAGTCAAGAACTCACACTGATGCACAAGCTTCCGTTGCTTCATTAAAGAAGGAACTTGAAGACGTGAAGGTCAATATAGAAAAAGCAACTGCAGAAGTGGATTGTTTGAAGGTGGCTGCTATTTCATTAAAATCAGAGCTTGACAAGGAAAAATCTGATCTTGCCAACACTAAGCAGAGAGAAGGCATGGCTTCAATTGCAGTTGCTTCTTTGGAAGCTGAGCTGGAGAAGACTCGATCAGAAATAGCAGTAGTCCAGATGAAGGAAAAAGAGGCCAGAGAAAAAATGGTGGAGCTCCCCAAACAACTGCAGCAGGCAGCACAAGTGGCTGATGAGGCCAAGTCACTTGCTGAAATGGCTCGTGAAGATCTGCGCAAAGCAAAAGAAGAAGCAGCGCAAGCAAAGGCTGGAGCAAGTACCATGGAGAGTCGATTACTTGCAGCTCAAAAAGAGATAGAGGCTGCCCGGGCTTCAGAGAAGTTAGCTTTAGCTGCAATCAAAGCGTTGCAAGAGAGCGAATCGGCTAAAAGCATTGATAATGTTGACTCACCAGCTGGTGTAACACTTTCCTTAGAGGAGTATTATGATCTTAGTAGACGTGCAAATGAGGCAGAGGAGCAGGCCAACATGAGGGTTGCAGCAGCTATTTCTCAAATTGAGGTAGCTAAGCAATCTGAGTCAAGAAGCTTGGGTAAGCTGGAAGAAGTGACCCGAGAGATGGCTGAAAGAAAGGAAGCACTAAAAATTGCTATGGAGAAGGCTGAGAAGGCCAAGGAAGGGAAGTTAGGTATTGAGCAGGAATTGAGAAGGTGGAGGGCTGAACATGAGCAGCGGCGTAAGGCTACTGAATTAAATCATGGAGAAAACCCTCCAAGGGCAAGCTCTgagggaaagaaagaaacaaagaactTTGAACCTGTACCTGCTGCTCCTACTCTGGCCGATACCCTAGCAAGCCCAAAGGCATATGATCACGGGAGCACCACAGAAACTGAATCATCCCCGGAACCTAAggttgtaaagaaaaagaaaaagtcatTGTTCCCgaagattttaatgtttttgtccAGGAAGAAGTCAAGTTCATCCAAGTCCCACGTAAGTAGTCAATGACGTGCTGAggtatatttgttgttgtgaTTTTGCCTCCCTTTTTCTTGGGTTGTCACAGTGTCCATAAATGTTCAATAAGATTTGACAGATTTTTACTCATTGAGTGTAAATTCTAGTGATTTATTTGATGTATGATAAAGTTGAGAACATATTTTTGCATACTGGAAGGGTTGTATGGTTCTGTATAGGCTTTGAGACGCTTGGACGTCAACTCTTGTAAAAGTGATGTTTGTTATGAGGACAGATTTTGGTTTGTTATTCACATTATGCGTATTTTAAGAAATTCCTAACCTCGTCTGCATAAGCTAGTCACTTCTTGCCC
The genomic region above belongs to Gossypium hirsutum isolate 1008001.06 chromosome D05, Gossypium_hirsutum_v2.1, whole genome shotgun sequence and contains:
- the LOC107905567 gene encoding protein WEAK CHLOROPLAST MOVEMENT UNDER BLUE LIGHT 1 — its product is MENVKAEEMPRSESVSSPVDMDHISGEGQAISISNGTKQPKSHLLVTDSSKSASLQNASGDPVRGQEASRTESAASTSSVKIEQTETDHQGRLIEDIKTGGIHDGSDEHPSQNTGSNPKVGDSRNDHLEPAKTAVGSIHGVSDGQQSQEINSVVSSSLVNNDNGVILPSVSTNQSQTSELTLPLSDIGTIAVGSSPDTSIGSSLDSSHVLLDGVISSSPKVNDSKAGDAKNEDNVYEINDLTLPHQKIISSAESPKYIGPSRKKQIDLNRGLIDTAAPFESVKEAVSKFGGIVDWKAHRMQTLERRKLVEQEFVKVQEEMPEYKKRSEDAEEAKMKVLKELDSTKRLIEELKLNLERAQTEENQAKQDSELAKLRVEEMEQGIADEASVAAKTQLEVAKARHAAAVSELKSVKEELETLKKEYASLMNDRDIAVKKAEEAVSASKEVDKTVEELTIELIATKESLESAHAAHLEAEEKRIGAAMARDQDTHHWEKELKQVEEELQRLNQQIHSAKDLKSKLDTASALLLDLKAELASYMESTLKEETDGHHNTESQASESRTHTDAQASVASLKKELEDVKVNIEKATAEVDCLKVAAISLKSELDKEKSDLANTKQREGMASIAVASLEAELEKTRSEIAVVQMKEKEAREKMVELPKQLQQAAQVADEAKSLAEMAREDLRKAKEEAAQAKAGASTMESRLLAAQKEIEAARASEKLALAAIKALQESESAKSIDNVDSPAGVTLSLEEYYDLSRRANEAEEQANMRVAAAISQIEVAKQSESRSLGKLEEVTREMAERKEALKIAMEKAEKAKEGKLGIEQELRRWRAEHEQRRKATELNHGENPPRASSEGKKETKNFEPVPAAPTLADTLASPKAYDHGSTTETESSPEPKVVKKKKKSLFPKILMFLSRKKSSSSKSHVSSQ